In Fusobacterium sp. SYSU M8D902, one genomic interval encodes:
- a CDS encoding radical SAM protein: MGIRYNKIEDKHQREIVLLKSFPCKYGKCSFCNYIEDNSLDEKEIDRVNLEVLQEVTGEYGVLEVINSGSVFELTQRTLAEIKKVVLEKNIKTLYFEIYYGYIKRLKEIREYFSGIEIRFRMGLETFDNRYRIEGYNKNFSLNEEQLEEIGKEVYSVCLLICTKGQTKEMIDRDIELGLRYFRGITINIFIDNGTVVKRDEELVRWFIKKYSYLTDDDRVELLIDNKDLGVFEQ; encoded by the coding sequence ATGGGAATAAGATATAATAAAATAGAGGATAAACATCAGAGAGAGATAGTATTGCTAAAAAGCTTTCCTTGTAAATATGGAAAGTGTAGTTTTTGTAACTATATAGAGGATAACTCTTTAGATGAAAAAGAGATAGATAGAGTAAATTTAGAGGTGCTACAGGAGGTAACAGGAGAGTATGGAGTTTTAGAGGTAATAAACTCTGGTTCTGTTTTTGAGTTAACACAGAGAACCTTAGCTGAGATAAAAAAAGTAGTGTTGGAAAAAAATATAAAAACTCTTTATTTTGAGATCTACTATGGATATATTAAGAGATTGAAGGAGATTAGAGAGTACTTTTCAGGAATAGAGATTAGATTTAGAATGGGGCTTGAAACATTTGATAATAGATATAGAATAGAAGGGTACAATAAGAATTTCTCTTTGAATGAGGAACAACTAGAAGAGATAGGAAAAGAGGTCTACTCTGTATGCTTACTCATCTGTACAAAGGGGCAGACCAAAGAGATGATAGATAGAGATATCGAGCTTGGTTTGAGATATTTTAGAGGGATAACAATTAACATATTCATAGATAATGGTACAGTGGTAAAAAGAGATGAAGAGTTAGTGAGATGGTTTATAAAAAAATACTCATACTTGACAGATGATGATAGAGTGGAACTTTTAATTGATAATAAAGATTTAGGAGTATTTGAACAGTAG
- the hcp gene encoding hydroxylamine reductase has protein sequence MCNGKMFCYQCQETAQGKGCSIVGVCGKKAETANLQDLLIYITKSVAICSSILRRRESISREVERYLINSLFITITNANFDDEAIIAEIRKGLKLREELKSKLLESENVELEKYGEIVSVTINSDEEILEYSKRKEVGILRSENEDIRSLRELLTYGLKGMGAYAEHAMNLGKVDSDIIAFVEKGLIATLDDTMTGEELTALVLECGNYGVKVMALLDEANTSAFGNPVITKVNIGVGSRPGILISGHDLNDLKQLLEQSENSGVDIYTHSEMLPGHYYPELKKYPHFFGNYGNAWWKQKEEFEKFNGPIVFTTNCIVPPSKESTYQDRVFTTNAAGYPGWKRVKINKDGSKDFSEVIELAKKCKSPTELEKGEIVGGFAHNQVLALADKVIENVKSGAIKRFVVMAGCDGRMNSRNYYTEFAEKLPKDTVILTAGCAKYKYNKLNLGEINGIPRVLDAGQCNDSYSLAVIALKLKEVFGLNDINELPIVYNIAWYEQKAVIVLLALLYLGVKNIHLGPTLPAFLSPNVAKVLVDNFGIAGIGSVDEDLEKFNLR, from the coding sequence ATGTGTAATGGAAAGATGTTTTGTTATCAATGTCAAGAGACAGCTCAAGGCAAGGGTTGTTCAATTGTAGGTGTATGTGGGAAAAAGGCAGAAACAGCTAATTTACAAGATCTGTTAATATATATTACAAAAAGTGTAGCTATCTGTAGCTCAATTTTAAGAAGAAGAGAGAGTATTTCAAGAGAGGTAGAGAGATACCTAATCAATTCACTATTTATCACAATAACTAATGCTAACTTTGATGATGAGGCTATTATAGCTGAGATAAGAAAAGGATTGAAATTGAGAGAGGAATTGAAATCAAAATTGCTTGAGAGTGAAAATGTAGAGCTTGAAAAGTATGGAGAGATAGTTTCAGTAACTATAAATAGTGATGAGGAGATATTGGAATATTCTAAGAGAAAAGAGGTTGGAATCTTAAGAAGTGAAAACGAGGATATAAGATCGTTGAGAGAGCTATTGACATATGGATTAAAGGGTATGGGAGCTTATGCTGAACATGCTATGAATTTAGGAAAAGTAGATAGTGATATAATTGCCTTTGTGGAAAAAGGGTTGATAGCAACTTTAGATGATACAATGACAGGTGAAGAGTTAACAGCCTTAGTCTTAGAGTGTGGAAACTATGGAGTGAAGGTAATGGCTCTTTTAGATGAGGCAAATACCTCAGCTTTTGGAAATCCTGTAATTACAAAGGTAAATATAGGAGTAGGGTCAAGACCGGGAATACTTATAAGTGGACACGATTTAAATGACTTGAAACAGTTATTGGAGCAGAGTGAGAATAGTGGAGTGGATATCTATACTCATTCTGAGATGTTACCAGGACATTACTATCCAGAATTAAAAAAATATCCACACTTTTTTGGAAACTATGGAAATGCTTGGTGGAAACAGAAGGAGGAGTTTGAGAAATTTAATGGACCAATAGTGTTTACAACAAACTGTATAGTTCCACCTTCAAAGGAGTCAACTTACCAAGATAGAGTATTTACAACTAATGCAGCTGGTTATCCAGGATGGAAAAGAGTTAAGATAAACAAAGATGGAAGTAAGGATTTTTCAGAAGTAATAGAGTTGGCAAAAAAGTGTAAATCTCCTACAGAATTGGAAAAAGGAGAGATAGTTGGTGGATTTGCACACAATCAAGTACTAGCTCTAGCAGATAAAGTTATAGAGAATGTAAAATCAGGAGCAATTAAGAGATTTGTGGTAATGGCTGGTTGTGATGGAAGAATGAATAGTAGAAATTACTATACAGAATTTGCTGAAAAGTTGCCAAAAGACACAGTTATTTTAACTGCTGGTTGTGCAAAATATAAGTATAATAAATTAAATCTAGGAGAGATAAATGGTATTCCAAGAGTACTAGATGCTGGACAGTGTAATGATTCCTACTCACTAGCTGTGATTGCTCTAAAATTGAAGGAAGTTTTTGGATTAAATGACATAAACGAGTTACCAATTGTCTATAATATAGCTTGGTATGAACAAAAAGCTGTAATAGTATTACTTGCTCTACTATATTTAGGAGTGAAAAATATACACTTAGGACCAACACTACCAGCTTTTCTATCTCCAAATGTGGCTAAAGTCTTAGTTGATAATTTTGGAATTGCTGGGATAGGAAGTGTAGATGAAGATTTAGAAAAATTTAATTTGAGATAG
- a CDS encoding flavocytochrome c: protein MKKRLISMISALSLLFTASYGAEVEGVGKGYKGDIKVGVTYEGNEIKEVKVLEHQETNFTKRAMKEITKNIVATQNVDVDNVAGATYTSEGIKEAVKSAMATAGIVLNSKSAVKEEKVALTDTTTDVVVVGGGGAGLTAAISAKEKGVNVILVEKMAMLGGNTNYATAGINAANSKLQQKLGIEDSSELFYQDTLKGGKNKNNPELLKTMTDRSGDIITWLVDRGADLTEVTYTGGQSVKRIHRPTGGKAVGPMIVETLGNVAEKEGIDIRLESSVKEILKDGDKVVGVKVEHKGEVYTIHAKAVVMATGGFGANSKMVAKYKPELKDFGSTNSPAITGEGIAMVESVGGTLVDMTEIQTHPTVVHHNTAMITEAVRGEGAILVNRKGERFINELETRDVVSKAELAQDGKSAFLVFDESIREKLGAINNYIKKGYAISGNSLDELAEKIGVDKKNLNATMNKYNEYVKAGKDTEFNKNILPRELGKAPFYAIEVSPAVHHTMGGVSINSSAEVLTADGKVIKGLYAAGEITGGVHGANRIGGNAMTDITVFGNIAGNNAAEYSKNN, encoded by the coding sequence ATGAAAAAAAGACTGATAAGTATGATTTCAGCTTTATCACTTCTTTTTACAGCTAGCTATGGAGCAGAGGTAGAGGGAGTTGGAAAAGGTTATAAAGGGGATATTAAAGTAGGAGTTACATATGAGGGTAACGAGATAAAAGAGGTAAAAGTATTAGAACATCAAGAGACTAACTTTACTAAAAGAGCTATGAAAGAGATCACTAAGAATATAGTGGCTACTCAAAATGTAGATGTAGACAACGTAGCAGGAGCAACTTATACATCTGAGGGGATAAAAGAGGCTGTTAAATCTGCAATGGCAACAGCTGGAATAGTATTAAATAGCAAATCAGCAGTAAAAGAGGAGAAGGTGGCTTTAACTGATACTACAACTGATGTGGTAGTAGTAGGTGGAGGAGGTGCTGGACTTACAGCAGCTATCTCAGCTAAAGAAAAGGGAGTAAATGTAATACTGGTTGAAAAAATGGCAATGTTAGGTGGAAACACTAACTATGCAACAGCTGGAATAAATGCAGCTAACTCAAAATTACAGCAAAAATTAGGAATTGAAGATAGTTCAGAACTATTTTACCAAGATACATTAAAAGGTGGAAAGAATAAAAATAATCCTGAACTTTTAAAAACTATGACAGATAGATCTGGAGATATTATCACTTGGTTAGTAGATAGAGGAGCTGATCTAACAGAGGTAACTTATACAGGTGGTCAAAGTGTAAAAAGAATCCATAGACCAACAGGGGGAAAAGCTGTAGGACCTATGATTGTAGAGACATTAGGAAATGTAGCTGAAAAAGAGGGAATAGATATTAGACTTGAGAGTTCAGTAAAAGAGATATTAAAAGATGGAGATAAAGTAGTAGGTGTAAAAGTAGAACATAAGGGAGAGGTTTACACTATACATGCTAAAGCTGTAGTAATGGCAACAGGTGGATTTGGAGCTAACTCAAAAATGGTAGCTAAATATAAACCAGAGTTAAAGGATTTTGGATCAACAAATAGCCCAGCTATAACAGGAGAGGGAATAGCTATGGTTGAATCTGTGGGAGGAACATTAGTAGATATGACAGAGATACAAACTCACCCAACAGTTGTTCATCACAATACAGCTATGATAACAGAGGCTGTTAGAGGAGAGGGAGCTATCCTTGTAAATAGAAAAGGAGAGAGATTTATCAATGAGCTAGAGACAAGAGACGTGGTTTCTAAAGCGGAGTTAGCTCAAGATGGTAAGAGTGCTTTCTTAGTATTTGATGAATCTATAAGAGAGAAACTAGGGGCTATAAACAACTACATTAAAAAAGGTTATGCTATATCTGGTAACTCATTAGATGAATTAGCTGAAAAAATAGGAGTGGATAAGAAAAATCTTAATGCTACTATGAATAAGTACAATGAGTACGTAAAAGCTGGAAAAGATACAGAGTTCAATAAGAATATTCTACCAAGAGAGTTAGGAAAAGCTCCTTTCTATGCAATTGAGGTTTCACCTGCTGTACACCATACAATGGGAGGAGTTTCTATCAATAGTTCTGCTGAAGTGTTGACAGCTGATGGAAAGGTAATAAAAGGACTTTATGCAGCTGGAGAGATAACTGGTGGAGTACATGGAGCTAACAGAATAGGTGGAAACGCTATGACAGATATAACTGTATTTGGAAATATAGCTGGAAATAATGCAGCTGAATACTCTAAGAATAACTAA
- a CDS encoding SDR family NAD(P)-dependent oxidoreductase: protein MRVLITGATGGIGEALIQVFASEGYEIIAVGRNREKLEELEKRFPKRVVGYSVDLESSDEIDRFFESVDNLDINILINGSGVGEIGYFEDISYSDLKSMLDTNVLALTKFTKYFYDKMVKKGEGHIINISSTAGFQQGGALMSAYYATKAYVNSLTLSIYEEGREKGVKVTLLAPGPTKTNFKGMDKKLTSFEKLYVTTAEEVAKELWSGLKREKLIVIPGRINRILYFIDKFIPLKLKLKLVKRVQMKKIEKIFSF, encoded by the coding sequence ATGAGAGTATTGATAACAGGGGCAACAGGTGGAATTGGAGAGGCTTTAATTCAGGTATTTGCCTCAGAGGGTTATGAGATTATAGCAGTAGGAAGGAATAGAGAGAAGTTAGAAGAGTTGGAGAAAAGATTTCCCAAAAGGGTAGTGGGATATTCAGTAGATCTAGAGAGTAGTGATGAGATAGATAGATTTTTTGAGAGTGTGGATAATTTGGATATCAATATACTTATCAATGGGTCAGGAGTTGGAGAGATAGGATATTTTGAAGATATTTCATATTCAGATTTAAAGAGTATGCTTGATACAAATGTGTTGGCTCTGACTAAGTTTACAAAGTATTTTTATGATAAGATGGTAAAAAAAGGAGAGGGACATATTATAAATATATCTTCAACTGCTGGATTTCAGCAAGGTGGTGCTCTTATGAGTGCCTATTATGCAACCAAAGCTTATGTGAATTCACTAACTTTATCTATCTATGAGGAGGGAAGAGAAAAGGGGGTAAAAGTGACTCTCTTAGCTCCAGGACCTACTAAAACAAATTTTAAAGGAATGGATAAGAAGTTGACCAGCTTTGAAAAACTCTATGTAACTACAGCTGAAGAGGTAGCAAAAGAGTTGTGGAGTGGGTTAAAAAGAGAGAAGTTGATAGTTATTCCTGGAAGAATAAATAGGATTTTATATTTTATAGATAAGTTTATCCCATTGAAATTAAAACTAAAATTAGTGAAGAGGGTACAGATGAAAAAAATAGAAAAAATATTTTCGTTTTAG
- a CDS encoding aminotransferase class I/II-fold pyridoxal phosphate-dependent enzyme — MIAKDLGDREIVDKVFSVAKKAKEAMLEYGDSVIDATIGSLYDEEGKLVVLNTAMEVYRELPPEDITGYASNFTGTPEYKESVKISLFGRDYESFLSEHHCEVIATPGGSGAISTSIRNYLGYGDTILLPKWLWSPYILMAKDRKGSCEFYEMFDNKNEFDIADLKERVERLSKIQENVVLIINDPCQNPTGYRLTIEEWQRVREILVDCSKRANVIVIVDIAYIDFDDREFEEKREFLEIFKNLPERVLTIFTFSLSKSLTCYGLRVGAQIALTTSETVIKEFVSANSYTCRATWSNISRGGMAMFSKLISDKEKTEKLRVEREHYRELIAQRAEIFTREARECGLDILPYVSGFFLTIPTGEYTAKMEELLEKNHIYTVVLDEGIRIALCSVPKRKIEGLAFKIKELLECAKQK, encoded by the coding sequence ATGATAGCTAAAGATCTAGGTGATAGAGAGATTGTAGATAAGGTTTTTTCAGTTGCAAAGAAAGCTAAAGAGGCTATGTTGGAGTATGGAGATAGTGTTATAGATGCAACAATAGGATCTCTATATGATGAGGAGGGAAAACTCGTTGTCTTGAATACAGCAATGGAGGTATATAGGGAGTTACCCCCTGAGGATATAACAGGATATGCTTCAAATTTTACTGGAACTCCAGAGTATAAGGAGAGTGTAAAAATCTCACTTTTTGGTAGAGATTATGAGAGTTTTTTATCAGAGCATCACTGTGAAGTGATTGCTACACCTGGTGGAAGTGGAGCTATCAGTACAAGTATTAGAAATTATCTAGGATATGGGGATACTATTTTATTGCCTAAATGGTTGTGGAGTCCGTACATTCTTATGGCTAAAGATAGAAAAGGAAGCTGTGAGTTTTATGAGATGTTCGATAATAAAAATGAGTTTGATATAGCTGATCTTAAAGAGAGAGTGGAAAGATTATCAAAAATACAGGAGAATGTGGTTTTGATAATCAATGATCCCTGCCAAAATCCAACTGGTTACCGTTTGACAATTGAAGAGTGGCAAAGAGTGAGAGAGATATTGGTAGATTGCTCTAAAAGAGCCAATGTGATTGTTATTGTGGATATTGCTTATATTGATTTTGATGACAGAGAGTTTGAGGAGAAAAGAGAGTTTTTAGAGATATTCAAAAATCTACCAGAGAGAGTTTTGACAATTTTTACATTTAGTCTTTCAAAATCATTAACTTGTTATGGTTTGAGAGTTGGGGCTCAAATTGCTTTAACTACATCAGAAACAGTAATTAAAGAGTTTGTTTCAGCTAACTCCTACACTTGCCGTGCCACTTGGTCAAATATATCAAGAGGTGGAATGGCAATGTTTAGTAAGCTTATCTCTGACAAAGAAAAAACTGAAAAATTGAGAGTTGAAAGAGAGCATTATAGGGAGCTTATAGCTCAAAGAGCAGAGATCTTTACAAGAGAGGCTAGAGAGTGCGGATTAGATATCTTACCATATGTAAGTGGATTCTTTTTAACTATTCCAACAGGAGAGTATACAGCTAAAATGGAGGAGTTATTAGAGAAAAATCACATCTATACAGTGGTATTGGATGAGGGGATAAGAATAGCTCTTTGTAGTGTTCCTAAGAGAAAGATAGAGGGATTGGCTTTTAAAATAAAAGAGCTTTTAGAGTGTGCAAAACAGAAATAG
- a CDS encoding histidine triad nucleotide-binding protein: MATIFTKIINREIPASIVFENDKVIAFKDINPAAPVHILVVPKKEIPTINHITEEDREIIGEMYLAIAKITKDLGIAEDGYRVITNCNEFGGQEVFHLHFHILGGKRLGALLAD; encoded by the coding sequence ATGGCAACTATTTTTACAAAAATAATAAATAGAGAGATCCCAGCTTCTATTGTCTTTGAAAATGATAAAGTTATCGCTTTTAAAGATATTAACCCTGCTGCTCCTGTACATATTTTAGTAGTGCCTAAAAAAGAGATCCCTACTATCAATCACATTACTGAAGAGGATAGAGAGATAATTGGAGAGATGTATCTTGCCATTGCTAAAATAACTAAAGATCTTGGAATTGCAGAAGATGGTTATAGAGTGATTACAAATTGTAATGAATTTGGTGGACAAGAGGTATTCCACCTACATTTTCACATCTTAGGTGGAAAGAGATTAGGAGCATTACTTGCTGATTAA
- the rpiB gene encoding ribose 5-phosphate isomerase B, with the protein MKIALGADHGGFELKEKIKTHLLEKGYEVLDLGTNSTASVDYPKFGHAVGHAVVNKDADYGIVVCGTGIGISISANKVPGVRAALCTNTTMARLTREHNDANVLAMGGRIVGDVLALEMVDIFLNTQFDGGRHLNRINAIEEI; encoded by the coding sequence ATGAAAATAGCTTTAGGTGCTGATCACGGTGGATTTGAATTAAAGGAGAAGATTAAAACTCATCTTTTAGAAAAGGGGTATGAAGTATTAGATTTAGGAACTAACTCAACTGCTTCTGTTGATTATCCTAAGTTTGGACATGCTGTTGGACATGCTGTTGTAAATAAAGATGCTGACTATGGTATCGTTGTATGTGGAACAGGAATAGGAATCTCTATCTCTGCTAACAAAGTACCAGGTGTAAGAGCAGCTCTTTGCACAAACACAACTATGGCTAGATTGACAAGAGAGCACAATGATGCTAATGTTTTAGCTATGGGTGGAAGAATAGTAGGAGATGTTCTTGCTCTTGAAATGGTAGATATCTTCTTAAATACTCAATTTGACGGTGGAAGACATCTTAACAGAATAAACGCTATTGAAGAAATTTAA
- a CDS encoding peptidylprolyl isomerase — protein sequence MKISKDKVVTLEFKVYDNANNELLEDTNDVGPFFYIHGEGQFVPKVEEILEGKEKGFSTTIMISPEEGYGEYDEELIEEMSKEDFVEFDDIYEGMEFIADMDDGTEQQYVITSIEDDVVVADGNHPFAGKDLRFEVQVADVREATAEELEHGHVHFHGFEDDCE from the coding sequence ATGAAAATTTCAAAAGATAAGGTTGTAACTCTTGAGTTTAAAGTTTATGACAACGCTAATAACGAGCTTTTAGAAGATACAAATGATGTAGGACCTTTTTTCTATATTCATGGTGAGGGACAATTCGTTCCAAAAGTAGAAGAGATTCTTGAAGGAAAAGAGAAAGGATTCTCTACAACTATAATGATATCTCCAGAAGAAGGATACGGAGAGTATGATGAGGAGCTTATCGAAGAGATGAGCAAAGAGGATTTCGTAGAGTTTGATGATATTTATGAAGGAATGGAATTCATAGCTGATATGGATGACGGAACTGAACAACAATATGTTATTACATCTATCGAAGATGATGTAGTTGTAGCTGACGGAAACCACCCATTTGCTGGAAAAGATCTTAGATTTGAAGTTCAAGTAGCTGATGTAAGAGAAGCTACTGCTGAAGAATTAGAGCATGGACATGTTCATTTCCACGGATTTGAAGATGATTGTGAGTAA
- a CDS encoding DJ-1/PfpI family protein, which yields MQKILLLISQGTEILEISPFVDIFGWNNIVGKKNTLLKTAGFHNVISNTWNLKIIPEINLEFETLSLNEYDALVIPGGFGFKGYFEDMKKSSFKNIIQHFFENNKLIVGICTGVIPLGEAGILRDKKATTYLYDNDRYFNQLKNYGAIPVREPLVRDHNIITCSAPKNAIETAFLLLELLTDKKNVEKVKYNMGF from the coding sequence ATGCAGAAAATTTTACTACTTATTTCACAAGGGACTGAAATACTTGAGATATCTCCCTTTGTTGATATTTTTGGCTGGAACAACATTGTAGGAAAAAAGAACACTCTTTTAAAAACAGCTGGCTTCCACAATGTAATCTCAAATACTTGGAATTTAAAGATTATTCCTGAAATAAATTTAGAATTTGAAACTCTCTCTCTAAATGAGTATGATGCACTTGTGATCCCTGGTGGTTTTGGATTCAAGGGATATTTTGAAGATATGAAAAAAAGCTCCTTTAAGAATATTATACAACATTTTTTTGAAAATAATAAGTTGATTGTAGGAATATGTACTGGAGTTATTCCTTTGGGAGAGGCTGGAATCCTCAGAGATAAAAAGGCTACTACTTATCTATATGACAATGATAGATACTTTAACCAATTAAAAAACTATGGTGCTATCCCTGTTAGAGAGCCTTTAGTACGAGATCATAATATCATCACCTGTTCGGCACCTAAAAACGCTATTGAAACTGCTTTTTTACTCCTTGAGCTTCTAACTGATAAAAAAAATGTAGAAAAAGTTAAATATAATATGGGTTTTTGA
- a CDS encoding aminotransferase class I/II-fold pyridoxal phosphate-dependent enzyme, whose product MSKLDQNKTPLFSVLKDVYAGRDMLPFHVPGHKRGKGVDKEFYDFMGNGPFSIDVTIFKMVDGLHQPKSCIKEAQELAADAYGVKKSFFAVNGTSGAIQAMIMSVIKAGEKILVPRNVHKSVSAGIILSGSEPIYMNPEVDEELGIAHGVRPQTVENMLKQHPDIKAVLIINPTYYGVATDIKKIAEIVHSYDIPLIVDEAHGPHLHFHDELPVSAVDCGADICTQSTHKIIGAMTQMSLLHVNSDRVDVNRVKQILSLLHTTSPSYPLMASLDCARRQIATEGKELLDKALKLARRFRAEVNRIPGMSCFGEEIVGREGVFAFDPTKITITAKELGLTGSELESILTDEYNIQMELSDFYNVLGLVTIGDTDESIDKLINALKSISEKYYGKGNKLKREFLKMPPIPEQVLIPREAFYSDKNKVLFAESEGKICGEMIMAYPPGIPVITPGERISAEIIDYINDLKDAQLHVQGMEDPELVYINVIEEEDAVYLYTEKMKSKMFGVPMNLGANKAGIEFGLDVLCENYPDTFDEMEVIEIEKQKENFNEWNLKYKNTILDTCEKLASSVNEAVRDGYRPIIIGGDHSIALGSISGVSLEKEIGVVWIDAHGDMNTDESTISGNIHGMPLALLQGAGDRDLVNCFYEGAKIDSKNVVILGARDLDFKEREVIDQLGVKVIYHDEVLQKGLDRVLEEIQDYLKVDNIHISFDVDSVNPEFAPGVSTPVRNGFTTDEVFQTFKFLFKNYFVTSVDIVEFNPVNDKNNKTLDFVNELTEYVVNPD is encoded by the coding sequence ATGTCAAAGCTAGACCAAAATAAAACTCCATTATTTTCTGTATTGAAAGATGTATATGCTGGAAGAGATATGCTTCCATTCCATGTACCTGGACATAAGAGAGGAAAAGGAGTAGACAAAGAATTTTATGATTTTATGGGGAATGGACCTTTCTCCATAGATGTAACTATTTTTAAGATGGTAGATGGATTACACCAACCAAAAAGTTGTATAAAGGAAGCTCAAGAATTAGCAGCTGATGCTTACGGAGTAAAGAAAAGTTTCTTTGCTGTAAATGGAACATCTGGAGCTATCCAAGCAATGATTATGTCTGTTATTAAAGCAGGAGAGAAGATATTAGTTCCAAGAAACGTACATAAATCAGTATCTGCTGGAATAATATTAAGTGGTTCTGAACCAATTTATATGAATCCAGAAGTAGATGAGGAGTTAGGAATAGCCCACGGCGTTAGACCTCAAACTGTTGAGAATATGTTAAAGCAACACCCAGATATTAAGGCTGTTCTTATTATCAACCCTACTTATTATGGAGTGGCTACCGATATTAAAAAGATAGCTGAGATAGTTCACAGTTATGATATTCCATTAATAGTAGATGAGGCTCACGGACCACACCTACACTTCCATGATGAGTTACCAGTATCAGCTGTAGATTGTGGAGCAGATATCTGTACACAGAGTACACATAAGATAATAGGAGCAATGACTCAAATGTCACTTCTTCATGTAAACTCAGATAGAGTAGATGTAAATAGAGTTAAACAGATCTTAAGTTTACTTCATACTACATCACCTTCATATCCATTAATGGCTTCACTAGATTGTGCTAGAAGACAGATAGCGACTGAAGGTAAGGAGCTTTTAGACAAGGCTTTAAAATTAGCTAGACGTTTTAGAGCAGAGGTTAATAGAATTCCTGGAATGTCTTGTTTTGGAGAGGAGATAGTAGGAAGAGAGGGAGTATTTGCTTTTGATCCTACAAAGATAACAATAACTGCAAAAGAGTTAGGACTTACAGGTTCTGAATTAGAGAGTATCTTAACTGACGAGTATAACATACAGATGGAACTTTCAGATTTCTATAATGTATTAGGACTTGTTACAATTGGAGATACAGATGAGAGTATAGATAAGTTGATCAATGCTCTAAAGAGTATCAGTGAAAAATACTATGGAAAAGGAAATAAATTAAAGAGAGAATTCTTAAAAATGCCACCTATTCCAGAGCAAGTATTGATTCCAAGGGAAGCTTTCTACAGTGATAAGAATAAAGTTTTATTTGCTGAAAGTGAGGGAAAAATCTGTGGTGAGATGATAATGGCTTATCCACCAGGAATCCCTGTAATAACTCCAGGAGAGAGAATCTCTGCTGAGATTATAGATTATATCAACGACCTAAAAGATGCTCAGTTACATGTACAAGGAATGGAGGATCCAGAACTAGTATATATCAATGTAATTGAAGAGGAAGATGCTGTATATCTATACACTGAAAAAATGAAGAGCAAAATGTTTGGAGTTCCAATGAACTTAGGAGCTAATAAAGCTGGAATTGAGTTTGGACTAGACGTTCTTTGTGAAAACTATCCAGATACATTTGATGAGATGGAAGTTATCGAGATTGAAAAACAAAAAGAGAATTTCAACGAATGGAATTTAAAATATAAAAATACAATATTAGACACTTGTGAGAAATTAGCTTCTTCTGTAAATGAAGCTGTAAGAGATGGATATAGACCAATTATAATTGGAGGAGACCACTCAATAGCTCTAGGAAGTATATCAGGAGTATCATTGGAAAAAGAGATTGGAGTAGTGTGGATAGATGCTCACGGAGATATGAATACAGATGAGTCTACAATATCTGGAAATATCCACGGAATGCCACTAGCTCTATTACAAGGTGCTGGAGATAGAGATTTAGTAAACTGTTTCTATGAGGGTGCTAAGATAGATAGTAAAAATGTAGTAATACTAGGTGCTAGAGACTTAGACTTCAAAGAGAGAGAGGTTATTGATCAACTTGGAGTAAAAGTAATATACCATGATGAAGTATTACAAAAAGGATTGGATAGAGTGTTAGAAGAGATACAGGACTACTTAAAAGTAGACAATATCCATATCAGTTTTGACGTGGATTCTGTAAATCCAGAGTTTGCACCAGGAGTAAGTACTCCAGTAAGAAATGGATTTACTACTGATGAAGTATTCCAAACTTTCAAATTCCTATTTAAAAACTACTTTGTAACATCTGTTGATATTGTAGAATTTAACCCAGTAAATGATAAAAATAATAAAACACTAGATTTCGTAAATGAATTAACTGAGTATGTAGTTAATCCAGATTAA